The Halichondria panicea chromosome 17, odHalPani1.1, whole genome shotgun sequence DNA segment AACAGTAACAGGGGCAAAGGAATTCTCTCCGATTTTTATATAACTTGCACTATTCTCACTCGTTGGTCTCCATATCTGGAACTTTATGGAGTATGCAGTAGTATGACCATTGCCACCAGGCTCCACATACGCAGCCCAATCACCAACTCTCCCACAGCAGTGGAACTCGTAGCTTTTAATGATGACTTGTATCGGATTCACTTTAATTCGAGGGGCATTTCCTCCTGGGTCCGAAAAGCTAGGTAGACTGTCCGCTCCATCAGAGTTAGCACGGACACaatcctgagctgtacaacAATCATAAACAAAGCTATGAAATTATCTAGATAGCTAGTATACACTATAATACATGACATTGTCATTGTGTAcctctgtacatgcacttaccTGTAACGTGACTAGCAATTAGTACCAGTGCTAGTGAAATAGTGATTAGTGCCATTTCTAGATCTAGGTACGGTGCGTAGATAGACATCTATGTCTTTTTTTTAAGTGTTTCCTGATGACTAAACTTGATTGTGACCGTATTAGGTTGTATATTCCTGAAGTGTTTCTCTTATAATTGAAACCAAAAATATCCACAATCAAAACTAACACGTGTAAAAGCAAGCATATACAAAGTTCAGTTTCTTTATAGGCGGAATTTCCTTCGACATGTGTCCATCAATCAGTTGTAATCAGTAATCACAACATCGTAATACTGTAGTTCATACTTACCGCTTTACAATGAACCCCAATAAGTTTTCTAATAGCAGCACTATTATGCAGCTTCACATTACACACCACTATAGATCATACAGTACCACACCGACCTTATCAGATTTACTCTCCGTATTTAGAGTTGAATGTTGATTTTTGCAACTAGCGTATAGTTGAGTGAACCTTGGACCCAGTTCCTGTAGTCCCACTTGTTTAGAATTCCTGAAAACATACCTACACAAGAACAATAAAACTGTCCTCACAAACTATCACAacagatctacatgcatgaatgcacAAATTAACGACTAATTACCCAGTGGAACATCAAGGTGCCACTTCGGCTGTAGTTTGAGCTGCTACTGACTGAGCAGCATACAagacactattattatatagtacaGGATTGTGTTTATTTCAACTTACCTGATAAGCTGAAAACAATTGGTATTAGCATAAACATGTTAATTCTTCCCATCTTGACAGTCCAGAGTCCTGGTCTCTTAATtacatacaataaattattctGGTGCTTGTGAACTGTGTTTGCATGTACTCTCGGTTTACTTTAAGCATCCCATTATTTTCTCAATTTAATGGTGCATGGGTAACCCGAAACTTATGCTGCATTTTCATTGATCCAAGAACCTTGCAACAATGCAATTAAGAGCAGACCATCCTTTTCATATAAAAGCCATGCAATATAATAATGTCGCCTATTGTGTGTTTATTGCCACTGTACACTTTTTAACCCATAAAACACATTTATTTACTATTATGGCTTCAAGCCAAACCTTATACAACAACAATCACAGCATGCAGCTGTTGTGAAAACTCGAAATCAGAAGCTTTTTGCATAAACTATAAGATACACTCTCTGAAAACATTCCATCGCAGGACCATACAAATTATTGCTGTAGTTTTACTCTACCATAGGCTATATAGACATTATATGTGAAGTTTTGTGGAACTCTGAGAGGGTCACCCGTTAGGTTTTGTTCATTACACAACATAGTCATAATATTCTTCAGCCTCAGTGTTAGCAGTGACACTAGTGTATGCCTCATTCTCTGTGGTGGGTATTGAGGGGCCATTGTCAGAACTCGACTGTCTTACTCCAACGTAGGCTTCATTTCTTATCATTGGCACTTCTGCTGTGACATATATaaatagtatacatgtatatttatagTGCATATAGGTTTGAACATACCTCTTTGTCGTTTGTTTTCCCTCTTCTTTTTCACCACACAAGCCAAAAGCATCACTGCAGTCAGTATGACCAACAGCACTAGTACTGCAACAGACACTGCGATTCCAGCAAACAGTCCCACGTTCACTTCTTGAGGTTGTGTTGTAGTAACTGCTGGTGTGACTTGAGGAGAGTTCATGGGAGAACTGCTTGGTTGTGGTAGACCAGTGGTTGTTATAGGTGCTGACACAGAGCTAGACTCAGCTTGAAGTCCGAAGTCACTACTAGAGAGTAATATTGTCATTCCAATATTGTCTAGAGTAGCACTGCTTGGTTGTGGTAGACCAATGGTGGTTATAGGTGCTGACACAGAGCTAGACTCGGCTTGAAGTCCGAAGTCACTACTAGAGGGCAGTATTGTCTCAGAGGATATTCCAATCTTGCCTTGAGTAGCACTTACTGCTATGGTTGTTGGTTctgtaattattgtgtacatgacgaaaatacataatattataccttCAGTCTGTTGTCTATTATGTAGTTTGTATAAGGTAACAGGGCGTGTGCATGTCCTTTTTATTACACGGTCGTTTTATGCAATATATATACAAGCAACTAGTTCGCCCTCGTGCTTGTGCCTGTCTACTTCAGTCATTATGCTATACacacagaggaggttcgacacggtcaaaaggtcattaaTGAATTAATCACTTGCTCTATGTTTCTAATGGAGATCCAACCGGATGCTGATTCATCGATGTACCCCAGATCTCTCATCATTTTCTCTTGATTCTTGACAAAATAATAACAATCAATCCGATGTACCCCTCAGGTACATCAGTAGGAAGCAAGAAATTCTAGCTTAACCTTTTGAACTCTACACCACCCCAATTTTCACCAACACTTTGGAAACGCAAGAAAAATACAAGCATTAGCAGCCTTCAAAGACGTCGcttagactataattataagcttagTTCTTTTACATCAAAAAAAGGTTCTTAAAAGTATTAATGTGCCTTCAAACGATTAAGTATAGTTTGCGTTATATGTGTGTTAAGCATTGAATCCAAAGGTCAGGAGAATGCAATACGCTAGTGTCGTTATCCTTGAACTTTTGACCCTGTCGAACCTTCTCTGTATTACACATGCATAACTCACCATTAACAGTTAATGGGGTCACAGTGGCCACATAGGTGGGGTTTAGGACCATGGTCGAGGTGGAGGGACAGTCCACAgtggttgctatagtgatattatgtacattaataaaactatgcatgcagcaataaCCTATCAGTTGGATATGTATACCATGCAGAAAGTAATGCTTGCATGGTTCTCGATGTTATGTCTACGTAGTTCGGTTACTTGTTGCAGCCTTTTCATAAAagtgcatagcaaaacttaTCCAtgaagtgttgctactctacttagtagttagctctgtacttagaacgctatagctatatatatatatatacagataaAATCAAATTGCACTGGAAGCCTTAACATCCtagtgtatagctatataacaCCAACAAAATCAATCACTACCGCCCGCATCAATTATACTACGCATGCATGTGGCACAAAATAGTGTGTTAATGTATGCAAATATGACATAATGACAAAAGctgcccgcccgcatgcaattagagaAACTTCTGTAcgagaaaccagagtatcacttggagtggccttatataGGTAGGAGGGAACAGCTGCAAGTTGACATACCAATACCATGACAAGAGGCCCAAAAATGTGTTACCATGgctatgacatcatcacattgcATTATTTGGAACTGACTTCTACCTTAGCATgcctagcctcgttcccaggccttcctttttcttGCTGCATCATAGCATCATAGATGCCGTATAGCGGGACgatataaatgtttgtggttttcgctgattaagcattaGCCTTGATTCAAGGGCGATTCAAAATACTTATTTTAAtaggccttgaatcgaggcttattaagcatgtaccgcaaacatttataatcCAGGATGACTTTATTACCATGCGTGCATGCCGCTGCAAAATGTTTTTCCGCGaatatttataccctcgagCTCGAATAATACGGTATCTCAACATAAATAGAAggcagcaaaaacgaaaagacgaaatgaggcagcaaagaaagacaTGAGCGTATTTTTTCTATATAGTTCTTATGAACgattgtgacaaagaacagaaaaggaagagcctgtgtagaggcatgcatatacagtagaatCTCGCTATACCGGTATTCCGGTTCTCTGCAGTATGCCGCCTCGGTATACGGGCCATTCATTTGGTACGAATtaattgctagctagatgttattgcacaaaactcgccctgaaatgcggccctTTTGATGTGATCTGCCAGTATGCTATAAGACGAGAACTGACATCTATAGAATTCATGAAAAACTCCAATGGGGGCCGGGTGTATATTTTACATTTTTACTTGAGTGTTCTGACAAAATAACATAGATTGATACTCACTAATTGATATTGAGATGATTGGTCCAAGGCTTGCAGATATGCTGAGGTCCCCTGCATTGCCCACTTCCAGTGAGTTGTCATTTTGTAGGTCAGAGTTACCAGTCGCATACCATAGCTCTTCAGAAGTGAACCCAGCATCAAACTGCAGACCTCCATTAGTGCCACCATCCTGCTGGAGATAATATCCAACCACATCTCCTGGTTGGAAGTCAAGTTGTTGGTTGGGAAGTGGTGTTGCAGCAATGTAGCTGTTAGTAAGAGTAGCAGGGAAAAAGGAATTCTCTCCAATTTTTATGTAACTTGCACTATTCTCACTCGTTGGTCTCCATATCTGGAACTTTATGGAGTATGCAGTAGTATGACTACCACCACCAGGCTCCACATACGCAGCCCACGCTCCAACTTTCCCACAGCAGTGGAACTCGTAGCTTTTAATGATGACTTGTATCGGATTCACACGAACTATAGAGTTCCAATTATTTGGGTCTAAGAAGCTAGGCAGACTGTCCGCTCCATCAGAGTTACCACGGACACaatcctgagctgtacaacAATCAAAACAAAGCTATGAAATTATCTCAgtactatagctagtatacaCTATAATACATGACACTGTCATCATGCAcctctgtacatgcacttaccTGTAACGTGTCTAGCAATTAGTACCAGTGCTAATGAAATAGTGATTAGTGCCATTTCTCTTGTAGCTACAACTTGTAGTCTAGCTGCGGTAgatatataatagttatagacactgtttaggaagtttatCCTggtttagaagcccaaagggctggtggTAGTATCCCGAGtctagtgagggttctactagccctgagggcttctaaatcatgtggtaaacagtgtctagatcATAGCAACTATTCAAGTCTCTAGCCAATCAGACTTGTCTAaactttgctacatgattgtcTAAGTGTTGTCTAAGTGAATTACAGGATTGTCTAAgtataagtatatacatgttttgGATAGAGCACTTCCTCTAACCAtgcaatcagattgcagtttatgacaaacatgatctaaggTCTATATAGACGTCTATTTAAAGTGTTTCCTGATGACCAGACTTTGTGGCCATATTAGGTTGCCTGAAGGGtttctcttataattatactgaaccACATACACAACGAACACATCAGGAAACAGCTTGTTTGACACTAATACTCTGTCTAATTTACCTGATGACTCCCGAGGAGAAAAGTCTTCCACTTCTCACCACACTGGAAGTAAAAAAATCAACTGGAGCTGATGGTATCTCGGCTCTAAATGCTAAAAAACACAGCACATTCTATAGTACCCAGCTTCTCTGGTAAGGTTCCCAGAGACTGGAAGTTTGTTGAGTGATTCCAATTCCAAATTCTGGTAACAGAGAAAATCCTGCTAACTACGGACCAATATCTATTCTGCCTGTCATCAGTGGAAAGCACATACGAGTGTCATGACAACCCACCTCCATGCAAACTCTCCCCTTGTCTACTCACCAATGGGGCTTCATTGCAAGGACAGCACAACTTCTTATCTATACGGTTATTGTTGTATGTGCTCTATTTCTAATAGAGTACCTGACAACACTATAGTAATTGCCTCTAGTGCTAGTGTAGATCATACAAACAGACATGATTAGTAAAAACAACCTTATAGCATGCTAATAGAATTATTGTATTGAAAGTCTTCTGTGGGAAATTATTTTCTTTTCTGTGCTGCATCTAAGTTGTAACTTGGAATATTTGAGCTTTGTTCCTTTTTAGCGATGGTACTGGCTGTACAGATAGGGCTTGCATGAGTATATGGTGCAGCATTTCTTGCAATTAGAGAGCTTGTTTTTTGCAGGTATATGGAGCTAATAAATAGCTTCAGACTAACTATAGTTCATTCGTATACAAGAGCAACGTGATGAGTGTTCAGAACTTCTTCAGCATGAGTAAAACTTGGCAATGGCAAGCAATATTAAAATTGTTGCGATTTAAAAAGACAATGCTTTTGCCTGAGGCAGTAGCATTACTGCCTGACATCTCTTTAACTGCATGGGGGGGAAGGGGACGAAACATCGAGGCAAGCGTCCTAGCAATCGTGTGGGCCCAGTGAAATATCTCTGCATGCCATGTCTTTGTGcaactatacacatgcacttgAAATCTCAAAAAGAGTAATAAAAACATTCAAAGCACTGTTGTTCATCAGCTGCACAGCAAAACTGTTGAATGTGCATCATGCATACTTTTGGTAAGTCATACAGAAATAGTTTaccgataattataatgtgtactGTCAAGCATTTGCCAGAGAATGTTATTATGCTACACAATTAACATAAGCCCTATGTAGCTAATGCTATAatcttcatgcatgcagacttGGTTTTAGCAGTCATGTGTATATATTGTCTACTGCTCCTCTCATTCCTTTGTTCATGTGGTCATCACTTGTTGTGGCAACTTCCTCATAGGTTGGGTTCCCATTTGTTAAGATGTCACCTGGATCAGTatcaatgtatatatagtcgTACATAGGTTCTGTATTTATATGTTCTTCAATTCTCTCTGTGTGATAAGAAACATGAAGTGTATAAAATACTTTTTAATAAATCTCGTCTGTGCCTatagtaactgtcactcgtgcaGCTACTGGCACACACTCATGATAAGtcttcagtataataataaaattattatctGTAGGATAACATCGTAGTATACAAATACGGATACATGGTCAATGCATGGTCAATTAAACAATAACCATACCAATTGGAAGCTATCTACAATACTATTAGAAGCAAGGAGACCCTGAatcattgtatatacatcatGCACACTTACCCATGCAGCCATGCCTTTTTATACATATCAAAGTAGAAATAGATATGATTATGGCTACTACAAGCAGCCCACTTGAAACTACACCAGCAATAACAAACACAGTCGTATCGGCAGTAGACATGGTGTTGTTGGTGGGTAATGTGGTTTGAGTAGGTTGAATCTGTGTCGTGGATTCTGCACACGATAACGGAAGATTTTGTGGAGTGCATATTCCGTTAGGGACATTGCCTAAAGTTGCAGCTGTAGTTTTTGTAGGAGACAGTTATACAATGTGTCATGTTGTGCAGATTTTGTGCAGTTATATAATGTATATGAACTTGTATAGCGCTGCATATAGTATTCTATATAGGACACTTTTGCTCACCGTACTGCAGAGTAATCAGCGGGAGAGAGAATTGTGTTTGTACTTCTTCGTCACACGTATATAGCTCACAGGTCTCGCTTGGCGACCTTCTGATAAGTAGTTCTGAGCTTGagttgttgctatgcaaagcTACACCTAATCCCGGTATTTATTATTTAGTTCTAGTGTTGGTGGACTGTGCCAGCCCAGTACATCATTTGGTTGGAAATAAATTCTTTCGTTTTCAGAAACTTGACTAGTGAGCGTTGCGATGTGATGTTGGAATTATCAGGTGTCACTGTTTCAGTTCGAGGACGATAACTTAAGAGGTTAGATCCAACTAGATCAAATTTTCCTCAAAATCTTGACTTGGCCTCCAAACTTGGAGATATAATAGGTGGGTAAGCCTTAGACCAGCATCGACTTCGACAGTGACTAGAGCTCTCCATTCTGTGATTTGTCCATGGCACTCAAACTTGATCCCAGGAGTGATAACTTGTATTCCATATAGAGTCCCGATATCCGGAGCTATCTCAGTGAGATCTGCACTCGGTTGGAGAGAGTCAACGGCTGGAAACCCAGTGCCACATTGAGGAACCACTTCAGTTGTAGTTTGAGCTGCTACTGAGCaggatatatatatagacactaTAGTATAATGCAGCTAGCACACAAGACACTATAGTATAATGCAGTACAGGATTGTGTTTATTTCAACTTACCTGATAAGCTGAAAACAACTAGTATTAGCATAAACATGTTAATTCTTCCCATCTTGACAGTCCAGAGTCTTGGTCTCTTAATTACACACAATAAATTATTCTGGTGCATGTGAACTGTGTTTGTACTCTCGGTTTACTAGGCATTCCATTAACCACGCTCAATTTAATGGTGGGTGATGCGAAActtatatactgcatgttcaTTGATCCAAGAACCTTATTGTATATCTGGATATTTAGGTTGCAGACAATCCTTTCATTGTAAAGCACTATACGTTGTTGCCTATTCCGTGCATATTGCTATACTACAAactttttaccccacaaaacacattcataattatatgacttcATGCAACAACAatcacagcatgcatgcagttgttgCCAATCAATTTTATGAATACAAGCCTTTTGCACAAACTATAAGATACACTCTCTCCATCTCAGGACGACCATACAATATCCTACTGTAGGTTTACTCTACTATAGCGtatagatatatacatgtgaagTTTTGTGGAAGTCTGAGAGGGTTGGTCACCCGTTATAGGTTGTTTATACCTTAAGGTTTAACATATGCATAAGCATCTTCAGGCTCAGTGTTAGCAGTCACACTAGTGTATGCCTCATTCTCTGTGGTGGGTATTGAGGGATCATTGTCAGAAC contains these protein-coding regions:
- the LOC135351663 gene encoding uncharacterized protein LOC135351663 isoform X2 yields the protein MALITISLALVLIARHVTAQDCVRGNSDGADSLPSFLDPNNWNSIVRVNPIQVIIKSYEFHCCGKVGAWAAYVEPGGGSHTTAYSIKFQIWRPTSENSASYIKIGENSFFPATLTNSYIAATPLPNQQLDFQPGDVVGYYLQQDGGTNGGLQFDAGFTSEELWYATGNSDLQNDNSLEVGNAGDLSISASLGPIISISITTTVDCPSTSTMVLNPTYVATVTPLTVNEPTTIAVSATQGKIGISSETILPSSSDFGLQAESSSVSAPITTIGLPQPSSATLDNIGMTILLSSSDFGLQAESSSVSAPITTTGLPQPSSSPMNSPQVTPAVTTTQPQEVNVGLFAGIAVSVAVLVLLVILTAVMLLACVVKKKRENKRQREVPMIRNEAYVGVRQSSSDNGPSIPTTENEAYTSVTANTEAEEYYDYVV
- the LOC135351663 gene encoding uncharacterized protein LOC135351663 isoform X1; this translates as MALITISLALVLIARHVTAQDCVRGNSDGADSLPSFLDPNNWNSIVRVNPIQVIIKSYEFHCCGKVGAWAAYVEPGGGSHTTAYSIKFQIWRPTSENSASYIKIGENSFFPATLTNSYIAATPLPNQQLDFQPGDVVGYYLQQDGGTNGGLQFDAGFTSEELWYATGNSDLQNDNSLEVGNAGDLSISASLGPIISISITTTVDCPSTSTMVLNPTYVATVTPLTVNEPTTIAVSATQGKIGISSETILPSSSDFGLQAESSSVSAPITTIGLPQPSSATLDNIGMTILLSSSDFGLQAESSSVSAPITTTGLPQPSSSPMNSPQVTPAVTTTQPQEVNVGLFAGIAVSVAVLVLLVILTAVMLLACVVKKKRENKRQRAEVPMIRNEAYVGVRQSSSDNGPSIPTTENEAYTSVTANTEAEEYYDYVV